The genome window CTTAAAAAATTGAACACGCCATACCTCGGAGTAGATATGATCGGCGTTGGGAGATGACCCATGCGCGGGCAGCCCGAGCGCGGCGCCGATGTCTTCCACGGCGGGGCGCAGCTCCCGCACGGATAGCCTCCCGTCCCCGTCTGCATCGAGCTGCCAGAACATGCTGTCCACGAGCATGCCGAACGCCTCCCTGTCCTCCACCATCTCCCGTATCTCCGACCCGTCCACCACCACCTTCTCCCCGCTGGCCTGCCGGAACATGCTGTCCACCAGCTACTCCTTGTTGTCACTTAGATGAAATTTTAATGTTGAAGAATTCTCTTTTGGTCCATCGGAATAGGTTTTCTCTTTTTGGCCCATACTAAAACCGGCTCAGGCCCATGAGCTGCCCTTCCTTTGTGCTGGTGCTGCTCTAGGGTTGGCGGTGGAGGATTTTGGGGACTCATTGGTCCTTCAGTTAGGTGACACAAGAGCCGCGGTGGCGGTTATGTGTTGCCTGGATCCTCCGGACTCGTTGCTAATCCGTGATCTAGCCGGGCTCTTTGTTGGCCGTCGGTTTCGATTTGGACGATGGAGAGACCTTGGAGCTACGTGAGAATTGGGGAGCCCAAGCCGAATTCGGTTAGGGCGGCCATCCTTTGCGTGTGTGCTCGAGGTGAGCTTCTCCTATTTTTCTATCCGCCCTCCTCCTCTCGGTTGGCAGAAGGGAAAAAGGAAGAGTGACATTTTTCTCTCTGGTTTTGGCAATCTCTTCTCTAGCGCTTGATTGATACCGAGTTCTTCTTGCTCGGTAGTGTGCATCGCCGATGAGAGGTGGTGGTGTTGGGAGTCGAAGCTGTGACGCTCAGGTTTGCCTGCACGTGCCGAACGCAGTGCGGTTTGGCTGTGTATCTTCCATCTCCTTCAGACCTTCACGGCGTCGGCAATAGCATGTGCTAGGTTTTTTGGGATAGCGGCTTGTGAGCTGTGCCTAGCCTCGATCATCAATGGTTTCCAGCAGGTTACTCTGTGAGTATCTTTCCCCTTCCTCTGATCTAAGCAGTATGGTTGTGTGTGAtatgatgctcgatgatgaacacATGATCTGAGATTGGGCATATTATCCTAAGTACAATAGTTTCGGCCTGTTCactctctagttttttttaattggtTTTGACAGCCCTAAAGATCAACTGATGTTCACTTGACATGTGTATGTGCACTGAGTAAATCCAGTTGGGTTGTTTctcttgagggttgtcaattTTTGAACCTTGGATAGTTGCTGATGCTTGCTCAAAGTATGAATATCAATTTTGATACTTGGTTAGCATCTCTTATATCTTCTAAGCTCTGTCAGTACTTGTTTTACACTTTGTTGGGCAGTTCTGTATGTATCTCTGTAGCATTATGCTTTGTCGGTTCAGAATTTGTATTCTCTGTTGGCTCAGCGGCACTGTCTAAGATGCTTTAGTTCTAGAGTGTTTTGTTCAGTTCTAaaactagttgagaacttagtaATATGCTTACTTTATGATACTTTTCGTGAAACAGTTAGGAAGTAGGATCTTTGTGTTCGAGGCTAACTGTTATGGAATGTCTTCTTGTTACCTATTGCTCATTTGCTGATTCAAACATGATGAATGATAAATGTGCTTATGTATTGCTGTTACTGTCTTTCTAGATCATGTTTAATCTATATATGCTATTCTGctactttatttatatatatagaattaTACCCATACTCAGTCTATCGCATATTTTACAACACACCTCTCCATACCCAGCCACTACCCCCTGCCCGCCTTTTCGTTCCACTAATCAACGCGCTCGGGCGCAGCTGTAGCAGCAGCAGGGTCGAGCTCGCGCTGCCGGTCGCTTGCGTCTTGTTCCGCGTTTGGTTCTGTGCGTGAGGAGAAGAAAAGCAGGGGAGGCAAAGGGAGCCGGGCGGGAAAGGTTGGCTGGGCCGGGGGGTGTTGGCGGCTGGATAACGTGCCGGCGAGGGACACGCCTGGGACGGCGCCCACATGTTCCGCGCTGGTGGGCAGCGGCCGAGCTAGTCCCGAACGTTGCGATCCGCACGCTCGCATGACGGATCGTGCGATCGTGACGACGACGATGGGTAAGCAGGGGTGTACATGATGAAAGCAGTAAGGCTAACTGAAGTAAGGTGTGAAGGCTAGCTAGCGTTGGTGTTTTCATTTGCTTCTCCTGTGGGAGAAGGCACGCATCATGGTCGGTGCGCGTCGCGTCGCGTCGCGATGATTGGCTCGGCTGGGTGGATGCCGGAGAGCGTCCTCGCACAGCTGCAGGAGTTGAGTTTTCTTTGATGGGATAACGAAGGTTTGACAAGCGACAAGCCGGGCTAAACAAGGAACGAAAGGAACCTAGTCGTCGCTTGGCATGCATTTTATTGCTCCCCCACTACTttttcctcgcaaaaaaaaaaaaagggttggAGATGTACAAGTTTGGTTGAGGTATGTGTAGCCTTTCCTCACGAATCTACTATGCGCGGCAGCTGTGAATTAGTATGAACATGGTTGAGCGGCTGAGTGGCTTCACGTTTTTTGCCCATGAAACTGAAGTACCGGTATCTGATTACATATGCTTTTATTTCAACAGGCAAGTTGATCCAAATTAATAGCGTGGCTAGTTTAACCGAAATATTTGATCAAGATAAcctttaattaattatattttatgtggACTTTTTTATATAGGTATTTAATTTTACTAATAATTTGACTCTTTCTAATACTATATTGATAcgaatatttcttttttctattataacccttatttcaattattattatttttattttatttagactctttatttagatatttgtttCTAACTGCAATATTTTGTcatgataatttttaattaaaaatcagTCACTTTAGTTTTTTATGATGTTAGTGTCATCTAGTTACAAAAcgcataaaattagaagaagaaataaaaattatgttagtagaaaagaaaattatttatgtttcAAATTTGTACTGAATTGTATACACATTGGTTCAATTtgtatacattttgatcaattATCAAAATCGCGTATTGGGTGTAGGCAGTCTAACCAAATACGTTTGACTTTGCCTGCGTGCTGTGCCTTGCCTACTTTTTGCTTGATGTGATGACTTTGAGCTACCCAATGCTTTTTatttattatcttagtaagaattttgaatttttttattttttattatgaattttgtcTATTGAtgaattgtattttacatggactctttatttaggtatttgatttttataataatttaatttttttataagactatatttgatatggatccttattttttctattccaaccccaattttaattattattaattttattttttttggactctttagatattttgctttccaaaccgtatgaaaatcgaacatctaattttttttataatttttaattccgaatttatgtatttattaatcacatttgattttgattttttggtttctaaatttagttatttattaatcgtatttgatgtGGGTCTTTTATTTAAtttagaccgttagatgtttataaAAACGAGTGGTCTAGATATTTCTTTTTTcaattaacgtggtaattttatgattttgagaGCGAATATAGTAATTCTTTTTcctctcaaataataatataatagatgacTAGTGAAAAATGCAAACCACTCCATCGACCCTTGTTGGATTCAAAAGATAGCGAAGCGTGCTGCTAAAGATATCCTATTTCTCACCAATATTTCCACAGGTGATGTAACTAACACGGCGTGTCAGCACTCTGGAGTGTACACATGGAGGATCCTAACGCCACTTAGGTTCAGAAAACTACAAATCTGCTCAACCTAATTGGCGTGGGTTCGTTTGTCTCTGGCTCATTTTCGCTTGCTCCAGAAGCATCCGAAGTGTGGTTGGTGTCGCGCACTTTTTGTTCCTTTCATGTGTGGTACTGCCTAGGAGCACTGAGCCACACCGACACAAAGAACCAAGAAATAGTATGGCACCGCGCCGGTTTCAGCCATTCCTGTTCTCCATATGCGCAATCAATTACTGTATGATGTTCAACaggaaaggaaaaagagagaaaggagagaataTCCTGAATAGCCACTTCCAACAGGAAGCCATCTACAGGTATACTACTAAGGAAAAATCAACTCAAGACAGAAGTAGATTTGCGATTCACCAATATTTCTGCGAAATGGGCTGCAATATATAACAGGGAATCAAATGAGCACAGATAGTAGAAAAGCATCTGCTCCTGTTTGCCTCAGCAGATGCAAACTATGCAAAATGAAATAGCAGAAATGGTACTCAGGGAACGACCGGATTGAAATGCCTAATGTTGCAAGATACAGACATTCATTGCCCATGCCACCAATCTCTATATACACATGCCAAAGGAAAGTGTTATTTACAACTTAAAGAACAAGAAAACCCACCAAAAAAGCACAGAAATGAAGATAATTCTGGAACAGAATAACCAAGTAGAACAACACTTCTCTCCACTCCACCAAACAACAGGACAAACTAAAACTCAAAAAGGATCATCACAATGTCCAAGAAAAAGAATGACTTGCAGCTAATTTCCAGCAGGATCCTCAGCGGCAGTGCGCCTCCTTAGCTTGGCGCATGTCACACGGATTGTCTCCTCCATCGGTGTCTCCTCCATCAGTGTCTCCTCCACTTCTACTGCAGGATCAAGCTCTTCTGTGCCCTCTGCTGTGTCATTGACCTCATCAACGGCCATCTTGTCCACTCCTTCGGCTTCAGGGAGTGGTGGAGCGCTAGGCTCAGATTTAGGTGATTCAGCATTTGTGGCTGGAGTTTGCACCTGCTCGACAGCAGGTTTCACCTCACTTTTCTTTGTGCTCTCATCAGGTTTTGCTGCGGATGTAACTGTAGCGGACTTTGTGGATGCCACTGAACCAGCTTTTGCTGATGCTTGACGCTTGATCTTGGGGGAAGATGGAACGGTTTTGATCTCCTGAGATTGCTGTGCCATTGCTGCTTGCCGAGCAGCGATAGATGCTGCTCTGCGCATAACAGGTGGTGCTTGTTTTTgtgtttgttgttgttgctgctgctgctgaaacTGTGGTTGCTGCTGTTGTGGTTGCTGTGGTTCCTGAAGGAAATCAAAGCATGGTTTCAACGTGTGTAATATGGTAACACTATGATATCAGATAAAGCAGAGCACACATTTTCATGACTTGGCTTAAACTAACAGGCCTCCAGGATACACCAAAAACAAATTCTTCTAGTAGCACCATGCAATCAATATGACCTTCTTTCTTGTGTATCGCTATGTAAATAATACAGAAGgaatgcctagatggaacaatTTTCTGAATTTAGCCTGAGCATATGAGCCTATGTTTCTCCCAAGTATCCAGGATTGGAGTAGTATTACCTGTCtctaaaggggaaaaaaagTGGACTACTACTCCTCAGTACTGAAATAAGATAGGCCTATGTAATCTCGCTCGAGTTCACATAAACAGCGGGCATGGTGCTGGTAGCTACCGCCGAACAGTTTGCATTATGTACCTACCTAGTTAgcaagtaaaataaaaaagacaaaaataagTGCATTATCTACCTACTTATTTAGCAGGTATTCAGTAACAGTTATCATTTATGTGTTTAGGAATAATGGCGCTTGTGATCTCCTGTGAATCAAGTCCCTTGGCAGCTCAACTTAGGGTTTGTATTTGGAAGGCTCAAGATAccaaaattacataaaaaacTTCATGAcacaaatgataaaaatgcttgaacaagacAGGCTCAAAAGGACACTCAACAGGTTCATACTATGGCTCAAGGGATGCTCACATGCTATCATAGCTTATGATATGTTCTGAACATATCGGATGCAGATAACTGTTGTTCAGTACACATTCATATGTCAAATGGTAACCAACGTATTGGAGCAGAGTTTTTATCATATGGTACAAAGGAATTATAATATTGTCTATTTCTCAAGAAAAGTAACTACAGATAATGACTAAGTCTGCATATGAGAACTTGAACAATATCATTTGGCAGTAGCAGTGAATGCATCTTGCAACAACGTAGCTAACAAACTAGTCTCTGTTTTTCTTTCGAGAACTGGCATCCACGTAATTCATTAAGGGGTACACAAACTAGTCTAACAGCATGGTCAAAATTGCATCAGAGAAGAACAGAAAAAAGAGCTCTAGTATCCGTGTAAACATTATGACGTCCAACTTCCTTAGGGTGGGAAAACATCAATTGACTCAATGGACAAATTTGACCGAAAAAAGCATAATAGTGCATTTGATCCGCACCTGATGAGGGCGCTGCCTTGATTTCTGAGATTGTGACTGGGTTGCAACATATTTCAAAACATCAAAGAAAGTATTCTGTCCTACG of Phragmites australis chromosome 3, lpPhrAust1.1, whole genome shotgun sequence contains these proteins:
- the LOC133912053 gene encoding putative HVA22-like protein g, translated to MMGGFVSRVLLLVFGYAYPAYECYKTVELNKPEIEQLIFWCQYWILVALLTVLERFGDFTISWLPFYSEAKLMFFIYLWYPKTKGTTYIYGTFFKPYISQHENEIDRNLLELRARASDTVVLYFQKAASVGQNTFFDVLKYVATQSQSQKSRQRPHQEPQQPQQQQPQFQQQQQQQQTQKQAPPVMRRAASIAARQAAMAQQSQEIKTVPSSPKIKRQASAKAGSVASTKSATVTSAAKPDESTKKSEVKPAVEQVQTPATNAESPKSEPSAPPLPEAEGVDKMAVDEVNDTAEGTEELDPAVEVEETLMEETPMEETIRVTCAKLRRRTAAEDPAGN